From Cetobacterium sp. ZOR0034, the proteins below share one genomic window:
- the rpsL gene encoding 30S ribosomal protein S12, giving the protein MPTLSQLVKKGRQTLEESKKSPALQGNPQRRGVCVRVYTTTPKKPNSALRKVARVKLTNGIEVTSYIPGEGHNLQEHSIVLVRGGRTKDLPGVRYKVIRGALDTAGVAKRKQSRSKYGAKKA; this is encoded by the coding sequence ATGCCTACTTTAAGTCAATTAGTAAAAAAAGGAAGACAAACTCTAGAAGAGAGTAAAAAATCACCAGCATTACAAGGAAACCCACAAAGAAGAGGAGTGTGTGTAAGAGTTTATACTACTACACCTAAGAAACCAAACTCAGCTTTAAGAAAGGTTGCCAGAGTAAAATTAACTAACGGAATCGAAGTTACTTCTTACATCCCAGGAGAAGGACATAACTTACAAGAACACTCGATCGTTCTAGTAAGAGGAGGAAGAACAAAAGATTTACCAGGAGTTAGATATAAAGTTATCAGAGGAGCTCTAGATACAGCAGGAGTTGCTAAGAGAAAACAATCAAGATCTAAATACGGAGCTAAGAAAGCGTAA
- the fusA gene encoding elongation factor G encodes MARSVSLEMTRNIGIMAHIDAGKTTTTERILFYTGVAHKIGEVHEGAATMDWMEQEQERGITITSAATTCFWKNHRINIIDTPGHVDFTVEVERSLRVLDGAVAVFSAVDGVQPQSETVWRQADKYGVPRIAFFNKMDRIGANFEMCVNDIREKLGSNPVPIQLPIGAEDDFEGVIDLLAMKEIVWPKDSDNGQNFELRDIRAELADAAEEARNFMIESVVETSDELMEKFFGGEEISEDEINTALRAATLANTIVPVTCGTAFKNKGVQSLLDAIITYMPAPTDKGIIKGTDVKNDELEITREIADESPFAALAFKVMTDPFVGRLTFFRVYSGVLTKGSYVLNSTKGKKERMGRILQMHANKREEIEIVYCGDIAAAVGLKDTTTGDTLCAEDAPIVLEKMEFPEPVISVAVEPKTKADQEKMGLALSKLAEEDPTFRVKTDEETGQVIISGMGELHLEIIVDRMRREFKVESTVGKPQVAYRETITTAQDQEVKYAKQSGGKGQFGHVKITLEPNPGKEFEFVNKITGGAIPREYIPAVEKGCREALEAGVVAGYPMVDLKVTLYDGSYHEVDSSEMAFKIAGSMALKQAAVKAKPIILEPIFKVEVTTPEEYMGDIIGDVNSRRGMIGGMTDRNGAKIINAKVPLSEMFGYATDLRSKSQGRATYSMEFEEYAQVPASVQKAIQEQRGK; translated from the coding sequence ATGGCTAGAAGCGTTTCTTTAGAAATGACTAGAAACATTGGTATCATGGCTCACATCGATGCAGGAAAGACTACTACAACAGAAAGAATATTATTCTACACTGGAGTAGCTCATAAAATTGGAGAGGTTCACGAAGGTGCCGCTACAATGGACTGGATGGAGCAAGAGCAAGAGAGAGGTATAACAATTACTTCTGCTGCTACAACATGTTTCTGGAAAAATCACAGAATAAATATAATAGACACACCAGGACACGTGGACTTTACAGTTGAGGTTGAAAGATCTCTAAGAGTACTTGACGGTGCAGTTGCTGTATTCTCAGCAGTTGACGGAGTACAACCACAGTCTGAAACAGTTTGGAGACAAGCTGACAAATACGGTGTACCAAGAATAGCATTCTTTAATAAAATGGACAGAATCGGAGCTAACTTCGAGATGTGCGTAAACGATATTAGAGAAAAATTAGGATCTAATCCTGTACCTATTCAATTACCAATCGGTGCTGAGGATGACTTCGAAGGAGTTATCGATTTATTAGCAATGAAAGAAATCGTTTGGCCAAAAGATTCTGATAACGGACAAAACTTCGAGTTAAGAGATATCAGAGCTGAATTAGCAGATGCTGCTGAAGAAGCAAGAAACTTCATGATCGAATCAGTAGTAGAAACTTCTGATGAGTTAATGGAAAAGTTCTTCGGAGGAGAAGAGATTTCTGAAGATGAAATCAACACTGCTTTAAGAGCTGCAACTTTAGCTAACACAATAGTACCAGTTACTTGTGGAACAGCTTTCAAAAACAAAGGAGTTCAATCATTACTTGATGCTATCATCACTTACATGCCAGCTCCTACAGATAAAGGAATAATCAAAGGAACAGATGTTAAGAACGACGAGTTAGAAATAACTAGAGAAATTGCTGACGAATCTCCATTCGCGGCTTTAGCATTCAAAGTTATGACAGATCCATTCGTTGGAAGATTAACATTCTTCAGAGTTTACTCAGGAGTACTTACAAAAGGTTCTTATGTATTAAACTCTACAAAAGGTAAGAAAGAAAGAATGGGAAGAATTCTTCAAATGCACGCAAACAAGAGAGAGGAAATCGAAATTGTTTACTGTGGAGATATAGCTGCAGCAGTTGGATTAAAAGATACAACTACTGGAGATACTCTATGTGCTGAAGATGCACCAATCGTTCTAGAGAAAATGGAATTCCCTGAGCCAGTAATCTCGGTTGCAGTTGAGCCAAAAACTAAAGCTGACCAAGAGAAAATGGGTCTAGCTTTATCTAAGCTTGCTGAAGAGGATCCTACATTCAGAGTTAAAACTGATGAGGAAACTGGACAAGTAATCATCTCAGGAATGGGAGAATTACACTTAGAAATCATCGTTGATAGAATGAGAAGAGAATTCAAAGTTGAATCAACAGTTGGTAAACCACAAGTTGCTTACAGAGAGACTATAACTACTGCACAAGATCAAGAAGTTAAGTACGCTAAGCAATCTGGAGGAAAAGGACAATTCGGACACGTTAAGATCACTCTTGAGCCAAACCCTGGAAAAGAGTTCGAGTTCGTAAACAAAATAACAGGAGGAGCTATTCCTAGAGAATATATCCCTGCTGTTGAAAAAGGATGTAGAGAAGCTCTTGAGGCTGGAGTTGTAGCTGGATACCCTATGGTAGACTTAAAAGTTACATTATATGATGGATCATACCATGAGGTTGACTCGTCAGAAATGGCCTTCAAAATAGCTGGATCTATGGCTCTTAAACAAGCTGCTGTAAAAGCAAAACCAATCATCCTTGAGCCAATCTTCAAAGTAGAAGTAACTACTCCTGAAGAGTACATGGGAGACATCATAGGAGATGTTAACTCAAGAAGAGGTATGATCGGAGGAATGACTGATAGAAACGGAGCGAAGATAATCAACGCTAAAGTACCTTTATCAGAAATGTTCGGATATGCAACTGACTTAAGATCTAAATCTCAAGGAAGAGCAACTTACTCTATGGAATTTGAAGAGTACGCACAAGTTCCTGCATCAGTTCAAAAAGCTATTCAAGAACAAAGAGGAAAGTAA
- the rpsG gene encoding 30S ribosomal protein S7, with the protein MSRRRAAVKRDVLPDSRYSDKVVTKVINSFMLDGKKSIIEGIFYSAMDLIKEKTGQEGYDVFKQALENIKPQIEVRSRRIGGATYQVPVEVRPERQQTLAIRWLTTYTRLRKEYGMIEKLAAELIAAANNEGATIKKKEDTYKMAEANRAFAHYKF; encoded by the coding sequence ATGTCAAGAAGAAGAGCAGCAGTAAAAAGAGATGTATTACCTGATTCAAGATATTCTGATAAGGTTGTAACTAAAGTTATCAACTCATTCATGTTAGACGGAAAAAAATCAATCATTGAAGGAATTTTCTATTCTGCAATGGATTTAATAAAAGAGAAAACTGGTCAAGAGGGGTACGATGTATTTAAGCAAGCATTAGAGAACATCAAACCACAAATCGAAGTTAGATCAAGAAGAATCGGAGGAGCTACTTATCAAGTTCCAGTAGAAGTAAGACCTGAGAGACAACAAACTCTTGCTATCAGATGGTTAACTACTTATACTAGATTAAGAAAAGAGTACGGAATGATCGAAAAGTTAGCAGCAGAGTTAATTGCAGCAGCAAACAACGAAGGAGCTACTATTAAGAAGAAAGAAGATACTTACAAGATGGCAGAAGCTAACAGAGCTTTCGCACACTACAAGTTCTAA